The Morococcus cerebrosus sequence CCAACAGGAAGGTGTTGGCGATACCGCCGCCGACGATGAGTTGGTCGACTTTGTCCGCCAGCGATTCGAGGATGGTCAGCTTGGTGGACACTTTGCTGCCGGCGACAATCGCCACCATCGGGCGTGCAGGCTGTTTCAGGGCTTTGCCCAAAGCGTCGAGTTCGCCCGCCATCAATACGCCGGCGCAGGCAACGGGCGCGGCTTGGGCGACGGCCTCGGTCGAGGCTTGGGCGCGGTGGGCGGTGCCGAACGCGTCATTGACGAACACGTCGCACAAGGCGGCATAGGCTTTGCCCAGTTCCAAATCGTTTTTCTTCTCGCCTTTGTTGATGCGCACGTTTTGCAGCATGACGACATCGCCCGCGTTCAGGGCAGGTTTGTTTTCACGCCAGTCGTTCAATACTTTCACGTCTTTACCCAACAGGCAGCCCAAGTGCGCGGCAACGGGCGCAACGTCGTCTTCGGGGTGGAACTCGCCTTCGGTCGGACGGCCCAAGTGGGTCATCACGATAACGGACGCGCCGTTGTCCAAGCAGTATTTGATGGACGCGAGCGAGGCGCGGATACGGGTGTCGTCGCTGATTTTGCCGTCTTTGAACGGCACGTTCATATCGGCGCGGATGAGGACGGTTTTGCCCTGCACGTTTTGTTCGGTCAGTTTCAGAAATGCCATGATGTATCCTTTGTGAAGGTTAGAAACGGAAATGGGAATGTTCTCAATTATCCGCGAACGGGGCGCATCGGTAAAGGCGGGATTTGCCTGCGCTTGATTTGCGTCAGCGGCAGCGTCGATATAAAAAGTCGTCTGAAACTTTAAATCTCCTGTTTTCAGACGACCTTTTGTGATTCGGATTGATGGAAATGAAATAGCTTATGATGATTGCTGAGATTGGAGATCATAAAATCCTATGACTTTAGCTTTGTCGTGAAACTGACAGAAGGTTGCCTGCTTTGAAATTTAAGAAGCGGGTTTTGTCTTTTCGAAATATTGTTTATTCTGAATGTCATCATGATATTATCCCGTGCAGACGTCGGAAAAGCGGTGAAAACCTCGATACCGCAGCCTACCCGACAGGGTGTCCGAGAGCGTGTGCAAGTGATTTCGAGCCTTGCCCGGCGTCTGTTCCACACTTCTTTCCAGAAGTTCGACAATTTCTTTCTTTTTATCGATTCGGTACGGTAGCAAATAAACCTCGCCTGCCTCTTGTTTTCAGACGACCTTTATCATTGTGAAATCACTATATAATACCGCTCATCAAATTCCCGATACGAGCCAGCCATGTCCGCATCCCAACCCACCATCGCCGCCATCGCCACCGCACCCGGACGCGGCGGCGTCGGCGTGATCCGTCTTTCCGGCAAAAACCTGCTGCCTTTGGCGCAAACCCTCAGCGGCGGCAAAACGCCCAAACCGCGCACCGCGCTCTACACCGACTTTCTCGGCGGCGACGGGCAGCCGATAGACAACGGCATCATACTCTACTTCGCCGCGCCCGCCAGCTTCACCGGCGAAGACGTGATTGAATTGCAGGGACACGGCGGCCCTGTGGTAATGGACATGCTGCTCTCCCGCTGCCTCGAACTGGGCGCGCGCATGGCGGAGCCGGGCGAATTTACCAAACGCGCCTTCCTCAACAACAAACTCGACCTTGCCCAAGCCGAAAGCGTCGCCGACCTCATCGACGCCTCCAGCAAGTCCGCCGCACGCATGGCGTTGCGTTCGCTCAAGGGCGCGTTTTCCCGACACATACACGAACTGGTGGACGACCTCATTACCCTGCGGATGCTGGTTGAAGCCACGCTGGACTTCCCCGAAGAAGACATCGATTTTCTCGAAGCCGCCGACGCGCGCGGCAAGCTCCAAGCCCTGCAAGGTCGTCTGAAAACCGTCCTTGCCAGCGCGGAACAAGGCGCGATTTTGCGCGAAGGCATGAACGTCGTCCTCGTCGGCGCACCCAACGTCGGCAAATCCAGCCTGCTCAACGCCTTGGCGGGCGATGACATCGCCATCGTAACCGACATCGCCGGCACCACCCGCGACACCGTGCGCGAACAAATCGCCCTCGACGGCGTGCCCATCCACATCATCGATACCGCCGGCCTGCGCGAAACCGACGACGTAGTCGAACAAATCGGCATCGAGCGCAGCCGCAAAGCCGTCTCCGAAGCCGATGTCGCCCTGATTCTGATTGACCCGCGCGAAGGCGTAAACGCCAAAACCCAAGCCATTTTGAACAGCCTGCCCGCAGGTTTGAAAAAAATCGAAATCCACAACAAAGCCGACCTGACCGGCGAACCCGTCGCCGTCCGTTCAGACGGCCTCTCGCCAACCGGCGCGGACTCCGTCATCAGCCTGTCCGCCAAAACCGGCGCAGGTCTCGACTTGCTCAAACACGCGCTGTTGCAGGAAGTCGGCTGGCAGGGCGAAAGCGAAAGCCTGTTCCTCGCCCGCAGCCGCCACCTCAACGCCCTGCACGAAGCCGAAGCCGAGCTGGAAAACGCCGCCCTCTGCGACAACAACCAAATCGAGCTTTTCGCCGAACACCTGCGCCTCGCCCAAAACGCGTGCAGCGAAATCACCGGCGAATTCACCGCCGACGATTTGCTGGGTGTGATTTTCTCGCGCTTCTGCATCGGCAAATAAGATTAAACCTTATCCATACACGAAAGGTCGTCTGAAAACCAAGATTCAGGTTTCAGACGACCTTTGCTGCAACGCAGTTTGGCCGATACGCCCTTGAGAAACTGCTACAATCATGGTCGTCTGAAACCCTGTTGCCAATCGGCATCTAGGTTTCAGACGACCTTTTTACCCAACCCCTTAACGGAATCCCCATGATCAGCAGACTGACCGGCAAGCTCATCGAGAAAAACCCGCCGCAAATCGTCATCGACGTCAACGGCGTCGGCTACGAAGCCGACGTATCCATGCAGACCTTCTACAACCTGCCCGCCTTGGGCGAAACCGTACAGCTTTACACCCAGCTCGTCATCCGTGAAGACGCGCATTTGTTGTTCGGCTTTGCGACTGCCGACGAGCGGGCGACGTTCCGCCAGTTGGTCAAAGTCAGCGGCATCGGTGCGAAAACCGCGCTGGGCATACTCTCCGCCATGTCCGCTGACGAGCTTGCCCGCGCGGTTGCCGACGAAGACATCAAACGCCTCTCCTCCGCCCCGGGCATCGGCAA is a genomic window containing:
- a CDS encoding phosphoglycerate kinase, which produces MAFLKLTEQNVQGKTVLIRADMNVPFKDGKISDDTRIRASLASIKYCLDNGASVIVMTHLGRPTEGEFHPEDDVAPVAAHLGCLLGKDVKVLNDWRENKPALNAGDVVMLQNVRINKGEKKNDLELGKAYAALCDVFVNDAFGTAHRAQASTEAVAQAAPVACAGVLMAGELDALGKALKQPARPMVAIVAGSKVSTKLTILESLADKVDQLIVGGGIANTFLLAEGKAIGKSLAEHDLVEESKKIMAKMAAKGGSVPLPTDVVVAKTFAADAEAVVKDIADVAEDDMILDIGPKSAAALAELLKAAGTIVWNGPVGVFEFDQFAGGTKALAEAIAQSKAFSIAGGGDTLAAIAKFGVTDQIGYISTGGGAFLEFLEGKELPAVAALEKRGA
- the mnmE gene encoding tRNA uridine-5-carboxymethylaminomethyl(34) synthesis GTPase MnmE; its protein translation is MSASQPTIAAIATAPGRGGVGVIRLSGKNLLPLAQTLSGGKTPKPRTALYTDFLGGDGQPIDNGIILYFAAPASFTGEDVIELQGHGGPVVMDMLLSRCLELGARMAEPGEFTKRAFLNNKLDLAQAESVADLIDASSKSAARMALRSLKGAFSRHIHELVDDLITLRMLVEATLDFPEEDIDFLEAADARGKLQALQGRLKTVLASAEQGAILREGMNVVLVGAPNVGKSSLLNALAGDDIAIVTDIAGTTRDTVREQIALDGVPIHIIDTAGLRETDDVVEQIGIERSRKAVSEADVALILIDPREGVNAKTQAILNSLPAGLKKIEIHNKADLTGEPVAVRSDGLSPTGADSVISLSAKTGAGLDLLKHALLQEVGWQGESESLFLARSRHLNALHEAEAELENAALCDNNQIELFAEHLRLAQNACSEITGEFTADDLLGVIFSRFCIGK
- the ruvA gene encoding Holliday junction branch migration protein RuvA produces the protein MISRLTGKLIEKNPPQIVIDVNGVGYEADVSMQTFYNLPALGETVQLYTQLVIREDAHLLFGFATADERATFRQLVKVSGIGAKTALGILSAMSADELARAVADEDIKRLSSAPGIGKKTAERMVLELRGKLVSHTAADGLFTAAPAADETDDIVNTLIALGYNEREAKAAIKGIPKGTEVGEGVRLALKNLLK